The following proteins are co-located in the Cryptosporidium parvum Iowa II chromosome 6, whole genome shotgun sequence genome:
- a CDS encoding telomeric DNA binding protein; SANT DNA-binding domain, with the protein MSSANAKSSISSGPVKSDSINDDTRIEAELVQRGNLVGEASLEWSLNFLTRNCDFLNERSMSPLSIYAVHVWTGSQNCEFANKLSFQGKIRNMLFKLLIHPVHELVNNLKTNAYYIAALSSKKPFDFEQNMSSHGLEIPLISGKYFDGDFILNQMKWIYKLFHNKEEDVGKLSLELEEDDEFFDITFSDDLIEFSKVFSSKLIFHWLTHHILTNFLYNPNGPISLLSFNILIEKLSPFFSKYTECSQIMYSDIIAFFDSVCGIWRNMKEKNINNLLSVANCLEKYTSESETFMKCLTDVVLKHSLDELLDNLSEFIIAINDALSCTNLHAPLPSSARSNTSSMEDNKKKTIPPDVDPKEPFNSIFEATGFERAVSVCREFPDLLRPKARYSEKVVKTTQLVLNYCLRNNLADLKYIRNMGHRKKIDGESSSDTSDSRSRASSFQELDNKSLEEQNTVLDESEAIRQYLAGGTSKNSLNSSSNERSRVLLEKSSLKRKSLFKDDDLIESERPKRLNLYSNDKGKTGRKISVRGISESSDSSEDFTPKPIVSEKRRNDEQQSVPKRAPNKRASASPNTGVSRQYRRWSDEETSLLIDGVNKFGLGKWRIILATSKLTNRDEVGLKDRWRNLVKGGHVTWDPQTKMYRSVKG; encoded by the coding sequence ATGAGCTCGGCAAATGCTAAGAGCTCCATTTCAAGTGGTCCTGTAAAAAGTGATTCCATCAATGATGATACGAGGATTGAGGCAGAGCTCGTACAACGAGGGAATTTAGTTGGGGAGGCATCACTGGAATGGTCTCTTAATTTTCTGACTCGAAATTgtgattttttaaatgaaagaTCAATGTCTCCACTTTCAATTTACGCAGTCCATGTATGGACGGGATCACAGAATTGTGAATTTGCTAATAAGCTTTCTTTTCAAGGAAAGATAAGAAATATGTTGTTTAAGTTGTTAATTCATCCTGTTCACGAGTTAGTAAACAATTTAAAGACTAATGCTTATTATATTGCAGCTTTGAGTTCCAAAAAAccttttgattttgaacAAAATATGTCCTCACATGGGCTTGAGATCCCCTTAATATCGGGAAAATACTTTGATGGAGATTTTATTCTGAACCAGATGAAGTGGATCTACAAGTTGTTCCATAATAAAGAGGAGGATGTAGGAAAGCTGTCATTAGAACTCGAAGAAGACGATGAGTTTTTTGATATTACGTTTTCAGATGATTTAATAGAGTTTAGCAAGGTTTTCAGCTCAAAGTTGATTTTTCATTGGCTAACTCACCATATTCTCACAAACTTTTTGTATAATCCTAACGGTCCTATTTCTCTTCTAAGCTTCAACATTCTAATTGAAAAGCTTTCACCCTTCTTTTCCAAATATACAGAGTGCTCACAAATTATGTACTCGGATATTATTGCCTTTTTTGACTCTGTTTGTGGGATTTGGAGAAATATGAAGGAGAAAAATATCAACAACTTGCTTTCAGTTGCTAATTGTTTAGAAAAATATACTTCAGAGAGCGAAACCTTCATGAAATGTCTTACTGATGTTGTTTTAAAGCACTCCCTTGATGAGTTACTTGACAATCTTTCTGAGTTTATTATTGCAATTAATGACGCACTTTCATGTACAAATTTACATGCACCACTGCCCAGCTCAGCCCGCTCAAACACGTCATCTATGGAGgataacaaaaaaaaaacaattccCCCTGACGTGGATCCCAAGGAAccatttaattcaatttttgagGCAACTGGGTTTGAGCGAGCTGTGTCGGTTTGCAGAGAGTTTCCAGATTTGTTGAGACCCAAGGCGAGGTACAGTGAAAAGGTCGTCAAGACGACGCAATTGGTTTTGAACTACTGTTTAAGAAATAACCTAGCAGACCTTAAGTATATAAGGAATATGGGCCACAGAAAAAAGATAGATGGGGAAAGCTCTAGTGATACTTCAGATTCTCGAAGCAGGGCTAGCTCCTTTCAGGAATTAGACAACAAAAGTTTAGAGGAACAGAATACTGTTTTGGATGAGAGTGAGGCAATCAGACAATATTTAGCTGGTGGTACATCAAAAAATAGTTTGAATAGTTCTAGTAATGAGAGAAGTAGAGTTCTTTTAGAGAAGAGTAGCTTGAAGAGGAAAAGCCTTTTTAAGGACGATGACCTAATAGAGTCTGAAAGGCCAAAGAGGTTGAATTTGTATTCAAATGATAAGGGCAAGACTGGGAGAAAAATTTCCGTAAGGGGAATTTCTGAGAGCTCAGATTCATCTGAAGACTTTACCCCAAAGCCAATAGTTTCTGAAAAGAGAAGAAACGATGAGCAGCAATCTGTTCCAAAAAGAGCCCCCAATAAAAGAGCTTCAGCAAGTCCCAATACTGGAGTCTCAAGACAATACCGTCGTTGGAGTGATGAGGAGACAAGCTTGCTTATTGATGGTGTTAATAAGTTTGGATTAGGAAAATGGAGAATCATCCTAGCTACCTCCAAGTTGACCAACCGTGATGAAGTGGGGCTCAAAGATCGTTGGAGGAATCTTGTCAAGGGTGGTCATGTTACTTGGGATCCACAAACTAAGATGTATCGCTCTGTTAAAGGATAG